In the genome of Rhopalosiphum padi isolate XX-2018 chromosome 1, ASM2088224v1, whole genome shotgun sequence, the window aaaataatattatgaacttcaaaaagaaaaattttattttaatgataatgttttgttataaaaaagttaataaataataaattatattattgaacaatttttttttatatagaaaaatagcttaaaatgtatattatgtaatagttgTAAGAACAGTTCAACTTAAGGAGTGTGTGATCAAGTGATTTAGTCAGAGAACTAAAGAAAACAAACTTAATTTACCAATATGATATTTTAGGTAAATGAAAGTATTACAATTAACAATCATATTTTCTATTCAGATTAAGATTGAACCACTTTCATGTTCGAAGACTGTGACATGGATCACTATCTGTCCTTCCCCCTCTAAGCTATGTATTCAATCTTTGGTTTGAAAATCATTTGACAGCTGTTGTTTGATTTCGGTGATAGCAATGTCACCGTATATATGGAATCATAAATTACAGTAGTCAGTAAATTAGTGAGTATGTGTAGACTAAATGACTTTTGGTCTGCCAAGCGGGTCAATCTTTAACGGAATAGAGTATGAttgttttatactaaattagATTGATTATTGacaggtaattattatataaatacagatcttgagagtattttttttatgcaaaaacacaaaaataggataaaaaatgtataagggATACGACGTCTGGtcaattgagaaaaaaatatttattcaaatacgtAAAAGCTGGGTACAAACAAAGTAGAGACAAAACATAGTCAAATCAGATTAAATAATgtctaacttaatttaaaaatagtcataattgtctaacttaaaaaataaataataataagatacatacatataatatgtatacaaaaaaaaaattaaatcaaaaaaatgtcaaattaatcaaaactagtatgtattcaaatttttttcagttatcaCTTAATTAATATCCGGTATGcacaattcaaaaaaataataataatgaaaaaaatattacatttaaatgctgtacgtttataacaatatacaacaaaatattaatatttaggtcattttaaaatcaaatgaaaaaaaaaacaaatcagtcTAAGATAATgtactaataatatagtagctaaatatgtaatttttaatttttattattgcatgCTATTTGAaacatgaaattatatattttaaattaatgttaagtttttaacattaaaaacagtaaaataaaactaagcatatataaattataaataaaatatgtaaaaagtattctagagtaaattttaaataatgaatactcTTTATcattacttacataataatagtacaattaGTCATAATTATAAGTCTACAAATATAATCCTTActtctttacaaaaaaaaataatatggaataGGTAATTTTTAGGTTAATAGCTATTAGGATTACTTGTTTAATAGAACtacagatattaaataattaatataaataacaatattggaatctaatattaaagtaaaatttgatgtaaaactatatttttatttagttataacatAATTGAATTTATGTGATATTCacatgttattgtatattattatctatcatcATTTGATTCAAATCTGGTTTCTCTTCAACTACACATTGCATGTAATCATCGTTTGTATATTCTATTTCTTGTTCAGAAAAATCATAGTTAGAAACTTCTTGTTCTGGACATTGCGCACTACTTCTTATATCAACACCTAAGACTCCTGGTACTTGAAAATATCTATTATGATTCATTTCAAACACTTTGACATCATTATCATCAtctgatgatgatgatgattctTCATAGTTATCATTTTGATTAGTATGTTCTTCTGCAACGttctctataataatattttcagaattatAATTCGGATCAACGACTTCTGTTTTTACTGAGTACAAAGGTGATGCTTTAGGCATTTTAGGTAAATGTTCATTATACTCTATTTCACTATTAAAGTCAGTTAGACATCTTGGACAGTAGATTAATGATTCATCTCGGCAAGTAAAACCTAGTATAGTCATATGatgtaaaaaagtatatttatcaaagaaaaatttatggcaattgttacaaaaaaagttataagtGTTGAGCATGCATTGTTTACttgtattacacattatttttgaaGTACCAGGAAGTGCTTCATTGTctgtacaatttttaatcgCCTGCTGTTCTTTTGCACTTTCTTCATCAAATTCCATTCGTTGTAAAACTTTCATTTTTTCGTCAGGTCCCATCGCATATCTCATTTTCAATTGAAAGAATATACAATTAGAGGTTGCATGTATTACAGCTAAATTATCATCACATGTTTGataagtacaataattacatttcttATAAGCTTTGTCATCAATAGTAATCACATTAAATGATTTGCAGAACATAAAATGATTGCGAAAGTTACTTGCAGATAACTTCgtaaaaatacatttgcaaTGAACAcatgcaaaataatttaatttcttatcaCCAATTTTCATAGTATTTGTGCAATTTTCAATATGCTCGacaaatttattgaataaatagttattattacacaGAGGGCATAATTTTATTCCTGGatcttttaatgatattatattgttatgttttttacTACTATGTTCAACATATTCTTTCACCGAAGTAAAATATTGGAAACAATTATAATGTGTACACTTATAATTTCCTGCATCTTCTTCATTTACCTCAGTTTTTTCTACTTTGCTAGTTAAAATAACATCATCTTTTACGTCAATCGGTTCAATTTTGCATTTATTTGGAAACATAACAATCGGATCTGATTTATTTAAGATATGTGATCGGTCTTTACCTGTgaccaaaattatattatgatttataattttatgaagaaCAAATTTATTCATTGTTGCAAAGTTAAGCGAACAGCACTTTAATAAATCTGCTAAATTTTGGTGAACATGGTTTTTTGTAATTGACCTTCTCGGACAATCTAAGATAGCCATGCATTTACGACAAAAATAAGATGTACTGTTGAGATTCAAATGAGTACGGTAATGTGCAAGAAAAACATCTTTATTGGGAAATACAGTGTTGCAATCATCAATTAGACAGGCAAAGGGTTTGGAATGTTTGctacaaaacattatatttgaatacatatttcTTGATACATCAGTATACTGGTAAGTGcaaaatatacaaacacatTCTACTTTAAAAGAAATAGGTCTGACAAACCTTTCTGGAGGAAACGAACTACTTGTGATTGCATTTACCCTTGTGTACCATATTGGTTCAATTCCTGTTGATGAAGGTGTTGGTTGAATAATTTCTGTTGGTGTTGATGTGAATGGAATAATTTCTGTGGATGTTGATGTAAAGGGAATAATTTCTGTTGTTGATGTAAAGGGAATAATTTCTGTTGATGTTGATGGAATAATTTCTGTTGATGCGAAGGGAATAATTTCTGTGGATGTTAAGGGAATCATTTCTGTTGATGTTGATGTGAAGggaataattttgtttgaactTGGTACAAATGGAATAATTTCTGTTGAATTTGATTTGGATGGAAAATCTGATGGACATTGAACAGACTCTATACCTCTTGATGGAATTTGTATAATGGATGCTGATGTAGATTGTTGATTAGATTCATCAAAAGATTGAATCATATTATTGGATGTAGATGTGGATTGAATTTCACGCACATGCATTGACCTTTTTCTTTTCTTGGATTTTGATGCTTTTTGCttcttttttgaaataaataggcatcgttttttatttacaacttgGGAAGAAGAAACAGATGACATATACTCGTATTTCTATggaaaaaaaaccataacaataaatataaataggtattaaccACAGATACAATAGCCAAATTGGTTTAAATGTTGAAAGTGGTAAAACGGCAAGAGCTCTAATTAAAGAAATCtgtgtttaaaatttgtacattgaaatataaaatgacaataactaaaaattaataaataaattggattTTATAATAGACCTATAAACTAGTTTATAGCTTTCTTCAGTTGTTATCaatgataaaattgtaaacatggataaaaatgttgaaagtaagaaaaaaaacaagaaaagtCTGCCTTTTCTaactttaaaacataatatcgaaaacatctTTGATTACAACAGTCATTTTACCATTCAACATTAAAGCTAATTGTCTATCCAGTTTTATTATATCTGTCATTATATCCAAATTGTACACCGTGTGTCTGCGGAAACATGGTATACTTTATCACTCATTaccctataaatatttttcaattctgttTGCAGGATAAGTAAGTAAAGGAAAGTATTCGGTTTCGGGGGACACACGGTATTATATTAACTCTGTTGACTCAAAACATCAAATCCAAAAAAAACACCTGTTTTGGGGAATGAATACTATATATCAGCGGTTCCTAACCTGTGGATCGCGGCTCCCTGGGGGTCTGCGATACTGATGTTTGGAGTCCACAACagctttaagaatattaaaaataaaataatttatataacagttttatgaaaaattaagtttaataaaaataaaaataaaaaaacatcagatgctatgtaaaaaaaaaaaagggtatTAGACTAAAAATTGGTAGGGATCAGCGATTTCTATAAATCTTTTATCGGGGGTCTGTGTTCTACAAAAGTTAAGAACTGCtgctatatattaaaaataggatACACGTCtaccatgtataaaatatttagcttagttaaaatatataaagatttgttttagatttaaaatgttttgaatgaaCAATGACGATATTTTATATGTGATGTATAATAGCTGTATGTTAATCTTTCTATACTCTTTTCCAGTGGCCTTCAACTTTTTTGAAATAGCGACCTACATTTTTAAAGACCCACATAAGCtttgtaaaaaaagaaaaaaaaactaaaactgaTTAATGCTTTGTAGCAATACTAACTTATACTGTGATTTGATATCCCTATATACTATACTAGTTTTACACTAAAGTACCTTAGTACGAGTTATGAGTTTTATAAGatgtataaatttacaatttttaaatactcataaacataataaaacacttATGAGATGCCCTGGATAattttcttaactttaaattttgtaaGAGGTTATTTCACTCTAAATTGAGAAATTGAtatgtttataatcattattgtgaacttaaaatttactatgttgcGTGTTGGTTAGAGATAAAAAATACTACGCGACATCCTTTTAAATAAGTTACTCTGGTCACTTCTAAGATATACACACAGCACCTACTAACAGTGACGCATTTAAGCTGCAACTCCAAAGAAATGTCTAAGTTAAGTACTTTTaatcatgaaataaaaaaaaaaactgaaaaattactCATCTTTAACTAAGCCTAGGATCTGTAAAAAATTcctaattaaatattctttgttattgttttaaatcaatttttaaataattaaacaatttagctattattattattactatttttttagtttctagTGTCATGCTTTCTAGCATaactatttgataatttaatttttgtgttttaaaggAACTGCTTCCATCTCCTATAGGCCTCCTAGAGCCACCAAGTTATACCACTGCCtactaaagtaaaaattaactcaattgcatatatagtatacattcaTCACTAAATTGAGTCTTGTTAGGAGAATAACCTTAGGTATATATAGATAACTGAAATGTCTATATAAACCTAAACATGCCTATCAACCTCTAATTATCATCAACATACTTTTTCAGCTAAATAATTCACTACCGTTTGACATGCGTTAGCTTGATCGACGTGTCCTCGccatacatcaatattttccaTGCAACGTTGACATAACTTAGTAGATTTGCCTCTGTGTATATCATCACGtttaacctaaaaaatataatttcattaaaaattaacatttttgtcaaatagtattttacttatgttttgttttggtataattgtattcaattaaataataactttaatataattttttttttactttatattttacttgataCAAGTTAAATGGCAaccaaagtaaaatttaaaaaaattaaatatgttttgtttatatattatttttccttgTCAACATTTTCCAATATGCTTACTTCTTGGCTTAACTATAACAATGATTTTAGGCCtaatctatactattatataacattgtaaGGGTTTTTCTACGACCGCGCTAACCGAGAAAACTACTGAATCGATTTGGCTGaaattttttactgttatacCCGACACTCTGCTGAAGGTTTTAGTACcacttttgttaataaaaaaaaagtataaagttcataaaaaaattaaaaacaattgtacctatattatatacatatattgtgcgACACGGCGGCCCGCGGGTTTACAGCTACCTGCAACCTGACCTTTTTGTTCgtcaaattgtattatgtttgatatgaataatattgttctgAGAAGTTTATCGCACGTACACTGACAACATGTATACCCAATATTCGTATtaatctatacaaatatatagtcaAACATTCAAGTACGTTGGCGTAGATCTTCGTACAGAGTGCTTTTCTCATAAACAATTTTACGTGGGATTTTCTCGAACTGGGGACCCGAATCatcttatgatattaatttcaacaggagataaaacaaaaaacttcaTATACTCAGGAGTCTTATAAAATTCTTTATCAACCATAAATTACTCAGCATTTCttttttatctgtatttatttttagtaaaaatatatttatcatttataccgctagaaatttttttttatatttacctgccgatcatattaaacaataatatttgaataaaaaattctacATATCATGGTCCGAAGGCAAAATAAACAACCAATCACGGGCGAAGTCGTGACGGGtcgacaataaaaaataaaaaataaaaagaaacatgTGAGGAAATGGCATATAAAAACCACTTtccaaaaaaacttaattaacttataattaatttatcataatggaGAACTAATtagttttctttattatattatgttatatttatttttttaaatacctgtaaaaaaaattaaattaaatttataaaaaataatgtagatgatacgatacatattattcaatattattattaaatttaaaaaaaaattgtgttgttattagtttattctgGTACAAACAATTAACAAAATCTGTCCAACATCAAAATAGCTAACAATCATTATGAAGCACTTGGCTTTGATTAGGACAACATTGAAAAAGTATTTAGATTTTTGAAGTTAAataagctaataatataatctaaataatttaataataatataatcatatacatttGGCTCAAATTtctttatacattattgttattatttttttgttttattgtcttCTTTtggtacaaaatatacattttatatttatcacccTAACTGTGTAAGttctcttaaaaaaaatattgtttttttgaaaatataatgaattcaaAGTGATTTTGTATTGCTCTATGTTTCCAGTAGCTAATTAGATGAAGATCTTATATTTTTTGGCATGAATTTCAAATGATTctcattaattatacttaattgaaaaaaagttttacttAGAATTCTACCTATTTGTTCTTTCAAGATTTGTCACCAGCTCTAAGAGATTGACTTTTGGGGCTATCCAACAGTTAGAACATGTAGATTTCTATACATTCTCATATTATAAGAGTATCCTTATGCCGTGTTCAACGTGAAGAAGTCTGATACAGCAAAAAACAAAACAGCTTGTATTTTGTTGCATCTGATGTAACGCATTACGATAGAATAGCATGATAAGAATAGAAATTGCACTGACTTACTGCATTTTACAGATATATGTTAGAGACGGCGTTAAGGGCCAAACAAATGTGCAGTTACCAGACTCCACCTCCACCTCCTATAACTGTCGGCTAATCAGACCTTGATATTTTAGGTAACGTTCACACACCAAAAGCTCAcgcatttcaaatatatatgatgtaataaaattaaaactcttaGGAATACAATTGAATAGGCTTGTGATAAAAAAAGCGGTAAGTGAAACAGTTAACAaagatatttgtttttcaaatatctaGCCAACAGCTGTTTTTGTTTGAACGCTTATCTTGTGTAATATCATCTCATGGTAGGGGTAGTTGTCACCAAACACACATTTGTTTGGCCTCGACTCAAGAGTGCCAAtttcttgaaattattttaatattccaaCATTATCGAAAAATGAAACCGGctgattataaaatttgatttaatcaaAGTATAATCAGACTGAAACTGGCAAATATGGGTTACTGCCTAAGGTTACTCTTATATAAGACAGTATAttggatttattaattaaaagatCTGATTTTTTACAAGTTTATGTTAACTAAATTTTAgaacaaaaatgaaatttagTCTGgtattgtatgatttttttttaaatttttaatcaaatatatagtatttaatacctGAAGGCTGAAGTGTATCGCCTTTGAgttatttgtattgaaaaatcaattacaaataagagatgtatgtattttttttaagagcTGATTACATAATCTAACCAGaaggttatttatatttcaactaCACGTTGTtcatataaagataaattaaacaattaaaataatggaCAATACATATACTCAAAGGCCATAGATTTTTGAGTTGTGCCCATGGgaataaagagttttttttaggATCTTATGAAAGTAAAAATAAGACAGGAGTGTCTTagtaccaaatattatattaatttaagttgtaCTGAACACTACAATTTAGTCCATCAATGgtgaacataatttaatttaaatgataataaattattttattttattaaaatagttcatcaattgaaatattttaaacgacaGAAATGTTTTGGAGATACTTAAAAACCAAGTATAACATTACAACATGG includes:
- the LOC132917054 gene encoding uncharacterized protein LOC132917054 isoform X2; this translates as MASSSNAQINRIFISPLRMCRVCLSEKRQVFIDVFGPNEPFLAQFVREYYKVEVKRDDIHRGKSTKLCQRCMENIDVWRGHVDQANACQTKYEYMSSVSSSQVVNKKRCLFISKKKQKASKSKKRKRSMHVREIQSTSTSNNMIQSFDESNQQSTSASIIQIPSRGIESVQCPSDFPSKSNSTEIIPFVPSSNKIIPFTSTSTEMIPLTSTEIIPFASTEIIPSTSTEIIPFTSTTEIIPFTSTSTEIIPFTSTPTEIIQPTPSSTGIEPIWYTRVNAITSSSFPPERFVRPISFKVECVCIFCTYQYTDVSRNMYSNIMFCSKHSKPFACLIDDCNTVFPNKDVFLAHYRTHLNLNSTSYFCRKCMAILDCPRRSITKNHVHQNLADLLKCCSLNFATMNKFVLHKIINHNIILVTGKDRSHILNKSDPIVMFPNKCKIEPIDVKDDVILTSKVEKTEVNEEDAGNYKCTHYNCFQYFTSVKEYVEHSSKKHNNIISLKDPGIKLCPLCNNNYLFNKFVEHIENCTNTMKIGDKKLNYFACVHCKCIFTKLSASNFRNHFMFCKSFNVITIDDKAYKKCNYCTYQTCDDNLAVIHATSNCIFFQLKMRYAMGPDEKMKVLQRMEFDEESAKEQQAIKNCTDNEALPGTSKIMCNTSKQCMLNTYNFFCNNCHKFFFDKYTFLHHMTILGFTCRDESLIYCPRCLTDFNSEIEYNEHLPKMPKASPLYSVKTEVVDPNYNSENIIIENVAEEHTNQNDNYEESSSSSDDDNDVKVFEMNHNRYFQVPGVLGVDIRSSAQCPEQEVSNYDFSEQEIEYTNDDYMQCVVEEKPDLNQMMIDNNIQ
- the LOC132917054 gene encoding uncharacterized protein LOC132917054 isoform X1, translated to MASSSNAQINRIFISPLRMCRVCLSEKRQVFIDVFGPNEPFLAQFVREYYKVEVKRDDIHRGKSTKLCQRCMENIDVWRGHVDQANACQTVVNYLAEKKYEYMSSVSSSQVVNKKRCLFISKKKQKASKSKKRKRSMHVREIQSTSTSNNMIQSFDESNQQSTSASIIQIPSRGIESVQCPSDFPSKSNSTEIIPFVPSSNKIIPFTSTSTEMIPLTSTEIIPFASTEIIPSTSTEIIPFTSTTEIIPFTSTSTEIIPFTSTPTEIIQPTPSSTGIEPIWYTRVNAITSSSFPPERFVRPISFKVECVCIFCTYQYTDVSRNMYSNIMFCSKHSKPFACLIDDCNTVFPNKDVFLAHYRTHLNLNSTSYFCRKCMAILDCPRRSITKNHVHQNLADLLKCCSLNFATMNKFVLHKIINHNIILVTGKDRSHILNKSDPIVMFPNKCKIEPIDVKDDVILTSKVEKTEVNEEDAGNYKCTHYNCFQYFTSVKEYVEHSSKKHNNIISLKDPGIKLCPLCNNNYLFNKFVEHIENCTNTMKIGDKKLNYFACVHCKCIFTKLSASNFRNHFMFCKSFNVITIDDKAYKKCNYCTYQTCDDNLAVIHATSNCIFFQLKMRYAMGPDEKMKVLQRMEFDEESAKEQQAIKNCTDNEALPGTSKIMCNTSKQCMLNTYNFFCNNCHKFFFDKYTFLHHMTILGFTCRDESLIYCPRCLTDFNSEIEYNEHLPKMPKASPLYSVKTEVVDPNYNSENIIIENVAEEHTNQNDNYEESSSSSDDDNDVKVFEMNHNRYFQVPGVLGVDIRSSAQCPEQEVSNYDFSEQEIEYTNDDYMQCVVEEKPDLNQMMIDNNIQ